AAGTAACTTTAACTTTACCTTATGTACTTGAACGGAATCCCACAAGTAAAGAATCTGATAATCCTCTGCTCAATGAGCCAAAAATAAAAACTTCAAATCAAGGATTTTGTCCGTTTTTAAAGTGGCTAGGGATGTCTGAAGGTATTACCCCTCTAGTCTGGTCAATAATCGCAAAATATGGTGCGATCGCTAGTTCTTTCGATGCAGCACGTTCGACGCTAACGGATTGGGGAATAAATGTTAGTTTAAAACGAATCGAACGCCTGACTTACCTTTTTGGTGAAATTGGTATTAATCTACGCCAATCAAAAATATTAAATCTGGAGATGAACCACTTATCTAATAGTAATGTTCTCAAAGGCCAACGAGTTGTAATCGCTGTAGATGGTGGAAGAACTAAAATTAGGTTTAATAAAAAAGGTAGACGCAGTAAGAAAACAAACCGTCATGGCTTTGTTGGTGAATGGATGGAGCCAAAGTTACTAACAATTTATGTAGTAAATGAAGAAGGTAAAAAAATTAGGACATCGACAATACCTATTACGAATGATGGCACATATTCAGGTTATAAAGAATTCCTCAAAATTTTAGAGATGTATTTAGTAAATTTGGGTATAAGTGAAGCCAAGCAGGTGTTATTGATTGCTGATGGTGCAGAGTGGATATGGATACACATTCCTCTTTTACTAAAAAAATTAAAATGCCCACTTGAAACTTATCAATTATTAGACTTTTATCACGCAGCATCACATTTACAAGATTTTGCTGATGCCGCTTTTAGTACAGATAATGAGCGTCAATCCTGGTTTAAAAAATCTCGGAAAATTTTAAAGAAAGGTCAGGCACTAGATTTAATGAGAAATATGGGTGAATTTATTTCCGAGGCAACAGGAGAGCGCTGTAAAATTATGGTAAGAGAGCGAAATTATATTTTAAAAGCGTATAGAAGGAGGCTTTTAAAATATAACGAAGTTGCAGCTCGAAAATTACCTCTCGGTAGTGGTGCAGTTGAAAGTTTAATTCGTCAAGTTGTTAATTTACGCATGAAAGGAAACAGTAAGTTTTGGTTACAAAATAATGCAGAAATTATGTTACATCTGCGTTGTCAATGGATAGCTAAAAGTTGGGATAATTTTTGTGATTCTATCTTTAATTCTTTTATCAAACCCCAAACTGGTTGATAAATTTTATACTTTAATTCTGCCTTCAATTTATTTTCTGCCGTAATTGATACTAAGTATCAAAGACTTGTTGCAGAGATTTTTGGAAATAATCCTCAAATGACTTGCTAGCAATCTTTTTGAGATATCTCATCAAGATGATTTTTCGTGTAAATCAATATTTTATTTGTAAATAAAATCACTATTAAATTAAGTATGATTTTTAGCGATCGCTTGATTTTGATCCGACTTCACAAAATCGCGTTGCTCCCAGTATGATCTTGGTTGAAGCTAACAGAGTCTCTCCTCAAGAGGTGAAACCAGTAACAGTTGCCCAGTTTGACATGTTGAGTTTTTTAGAAAAAACTCATTCTTTATTCGAGCCAATAGCGCAATATCATTCATTGAA
The nucleotide sequence above comes from Nostoc sp. MS1. Encoded proteins:
- a CDS encoding ISLre2 family transposase, translating into MAKNISATLDLNKSVKSFHLQVTKLLEFTNITEWDGKKLREREKEIREQAMILAGQCIAVLLYNLSVSPKILNYSVSQTQGWRNLNTQKHGSKKRKIVTIGNVEVTLTLPYVLERNPTSKESDNPLLNEPKIKTSNQGFCPFLKWLGMSEGITPLVWSIIAKYGAIASSFDAARSTLTDWGINVSLKRIERLTYLFGEIGINLRQSKILNLEMNHLSNSNVLKGQRVVIAVDGGRTKIRFNKKGRRSKKTNRHGFVGEWMEPKLLTIYVVNEEGKKIRTSTIPITNDGTYSGYKEFLKILEMYLVNLGISEAKQVLLIADGAEWIWIHIPLLLKKLKCPLETYQLLDFYHAASHLQDFADAAFSTDNERQSWFKKSRKILKKGQALDLMRNMGEFISEATGERCKIMVRERNYILKAYRRRLLKYNEVAARKLPLGSGAVESLIRQVVNLRMKGNSKFWLQNNAEIMLHLRCQWIAKSWDNFCDSIFNSFIKPQTG